The Desulfovibrio desulfuricans DSM 642 genome includes a window with the following:
- a CDS encoding flavodoxin, with protein sequence MSKVLIVFGSSTGNTESIAQKLEELIAAGGHEVTLLNAADASAENLADGYDAVLFGCSAWGMEDLEMQDDFLSLFEEFDRIGLAGRKVAAFASGDQEYEHFCGAVPAIEERAKELGATIIAEGLKMEGDASNDPEAVASFAEDVLKQL encoded by the coding sequence ATGAGTAAGGTACTGATTGTTTTTGGTTCCAGCACCGGCAATACGGAAAGCATCGCCCAGAAGCTTGAAGAACTGATTGCCGCTGGCGGGCACGAAGTCACGCTGCTTAACGCGGCGGACGCCTCGGCAGAAAATCTGGCTGACGGTTATGATGCAGTGCTGTTTGGCTGCTCGGCCTGGGGCATGGAAGATCTGGAAATGCAGGACGACTTTTTATCCCTGTTTGAGGAATTTGACCGCATCGGGCTGGCTGGCCGCAAGGTAGCCGCCTTTGCATCCGGCGACCAGGAATATGAACATTTTTGCGGCGCGGTGCCTGCCATTGAAGAGCGCGCCAAGGAACTGGGCGCGACCATCATTGCCGAGGGGCTCAAGATGGAAGGCGATGCCTCCAACGACCCCGAAGCCGTGGCATCGTTTGCCGAGGATGTGCTCAAGCAGCTGTAA
- the galE gene encoding UDP-glucose 4-epimerase GalE, with protein MAILVCGGAGYIGSHNVRALLERGETPVVLDNFLTGHRGSVPQDVRLYSGDMRDPALLDAVFSEQPIEAVMHFAACSLVGESMEQPLKYFQNNIHGMMELLEAMARHGVDKIVFSSTASVYGEPDVVPIPEHAPLRPTNPYGESKLAMERMMHWVGRAHGIRSVILRYFNVAGAWPQGLIGEDHRPESHLIPIILQVPLGKRPHVTIFGDDYPTPDGTCIRDYLDVMELADAHLRAVDYLRGGGGSEVCNLGNGTGFSVRQMVEAARRVTGRDIAVSIGARRPGDPARLVASAQRAAEVLGWTARADIDSIIASAWSWHSRNPDGFAE; from the coding sequence ATGGCAATTCTGGTTTGCGGCGGTGCCGGGTATATTGGTTCCCACAATGTGCGCGCCCTTTTGGAGCGTGGCGAAACACCTGTGGTGCTTGACAATTTTCTTACGGGCCATCGTGGTTCTGTTCCGCAGGATGTGCGCCTCTATTCCGGCGATATGCGTGATCCGGCATTGCTTGATGCCGTATTTTCAGAACAGCCCATTGAGGCCGTGATGCACTTTGCCGCCTGCTCCCTTGTGGGTGAGAGCATGGAGCAGCCGCTCAAATATTTTCAGAACAACATACATGGCATGATGGAGCTGCTTGAAGCCATGGCGCGCCACGGGGTGGACAAGATCGTTTTCTCGTCCACGGCTTCGGTCTATGGCGAACCTGATGTCGTTCCCATTCCCGAGCACGCGCCCCTGCGGCCCACCAATCCCTATGGCGAAAGCAAGCTCGCCATGGAGCGGATGATGCATTGGGTGGGAAGGGCGCACGGTATCCGCTCTGTTATCCTGCGTTATTTCAATGTGGCGGGCGCATGGCCTCAGGGCCTTATTGGCGAGGATCACAGGCCGGAAAGTCACCTTATCCCCATCATTCTTCAGGTGCCGCTGGGCAAAAGACCCCATGTCACCATTTTTGGCGATGATTATCCCACACCGGACGGTACGTGCATTCGCGACTACCTGGACGTGATGGAACTTGCCGACGCGCATCTGCGCGCTGTGGATTACCTGCGTGGCGGCGGCGGCAGCGAAGTGTGCAACCTGGGCAACGGCACGGGATTTTCTGTGCGGCAGATGGTGGAAGCCGCGCGCCGTGTGACCGGGCGCGACATTGCCGTCAGCATCGGCGCTCGCCGCCCCGGCGATCCGGCACGGCTGGTGGCCTCCGCCCAGCGCGCCGCCGAGGTGCTGGGCTGGACAGCGCGCGCTGATATAGACAGCATCATCGCCTCGGCCTGGAGTTGGCATTCGCGTAATCCAGATGGGTTTGCCGAATAA
- a CDS encoding bifunctional methionine sulfoxide reductase B/A protein: protein MQNTYPMPPLSGLEADVLLRKATEPPNTGKYVNNHEAGTYICRQCGMPLYHSDDKFESGCGWPSFDTAVPGAVRRVPDADGRRVEIICANCGGHLGHVFEGEGFTEKNTRHCVNSLSMSFAPAGSDAEKAALGRLAAQKETSAAGGAPLADVGASEQDVASGGCTATAIVAGGCFWGVEDAFQKIPGVCEAISGYTGGHTVNPSYEDVCRGDTGHAESVLVRYNPSRVGYEQILRRFFEIHDPTQLNRQGPDWGEQYRSAVFYKGAEQKAVAEKLVARLRELGYKMVTQIAPAGPFYEAEAYHQDFARRTGRGVCHMSVPRFSQRVDGSPVK, encoded by the coding sequence ATGCAAAACACATATCCCATGCCGCCGCTTTCAGGCCTTGAGGCGGACGTGCTGTTGCGCAAGGCCACAGAGCCGCCCAATACGGGCAAATATGTCAACAATCATGAGGCGGGCACCTATATCTGCCGCCAGTGCGGCATGCCGCTCTATCATTCTGACGACAAGTTCGAGTCCGGCTGCGGCTGGCCCAGCTTTGACACGGCAGTGCCTGGTGCGGTGCGCCGTGTGCCCGATGCCGATGGCCGCAGGGTTGAGATTATCTGCGCCAACTGCGGTGGGCATCTGGGGCATGTGTTTGAGGGCGAAGGATTCACAGAAAAAAACACGCGCCATTGCGTCAATTCGCTGTCCATGAGTTTTGCCCCTGCGGGCAGCGATGCGGAAAAAGCGGCTCTGGGGCGGCTGGCTGCCCAAAAGGAAACCTCCGCTGCCGGAGGCGCTCCGCTGGCGGATGTGGGAGCTTCGGAGCAGGACGTTGCCTCTGGAGGATGCACGGCCACAGCTATTGTGGCTGGCGGCTGCTTCTGGGGGGTGGAAGACGCTTTTCAGAAAATACCGGGAGTGTGCGAGGCGATATCGGGTTATACGGGCGGTCACACGGTCAACCCCAGTTATGAAGACGTGTGCCGGGGCGATACCGGCCATGCGGAGTCCGTGCTGGTGCGCTATAACCCCTCGCGCGTGGGCTACGAGCAGATTTTGCGCCGCTTTTTTGAAATTCACGACCCAACCCAGCTCAACAGGCAGGGGCCGGACTGGGGCGAGCAGTACCGCTCTGCGGTCTTTTATAAGGGGGCGGAGCAAAAGGCTGTGGCAGAAAAGCTGGTGGCCCGCCTGCGGGAGCTTGGCTACAAGATGGTTACGCAGATTGCGCCTGCCGGGCCTTTTTATGAGGCCGAGGCCTACCACCAGGATTTTGCCCGCCGCACGGGGCGGGGCGTATGCCACATGTCTGTGCCGCGCTTTTCGCAGCGGGTGGATGGAAGCCCGGTTAAGTAA
- the ald gene encoding alanine dehydrogenase, with translation MIIGVTKEIKADEYRVGITPAGVKALTDHGHKVLVESGAGLGSRIGDDEFAKAGASMLPVGDVWAKAEMIMKVKEPLPSEYKYFRPGLLLFTYLHLAADKKLTDALLNSGVVGLAYETVQPKDRSLPLLAPMSEVAGRMAVQMGSYILTKQAGGAGMLLGGVAGVQRARVAIVGGGTVGTEAAKMAMGLGAEVTILDNNLNRLRYLGDIFSSRVQTLASNEYNIAGAVQESDLVIGSVLIPGAMAPKLVTEAMIKTMRPGSVVVDVAIDQGGSFETTAGRPTTHHEPTYEKHGVIHYAVANIPGAVPVTSTYALTNATLPFALELADKGWKNACRENIALERGLNTVDGQCTFAGVAEAFGLPCASTAQILR, from the coding sequence ATGATTATTGGCGTCACCAAGGAGATCAAGGCCGATGAATACCGTGTGGGCATCACGCCCGCCGGGGTCAAGGCGCTCACTGACCACGGGCACAAGGTTCTGGTAGAAAGCGGCGCAGGGCTTGGCAGCCGTATTGGCGATGACGAATTTGCCAAGGCTGGCGCGAGCATGCTGCCAGTGGGCGATGTATGGGCCAAGGCTGAAATGATCATGAAGGTCAAGGAACCACTGCCCAGCGAATACAAATATTTTCGCCCCGGTCTGCTGCTCTTTACTTACCTGCACCTTGCGGCGGACAAGAAACTTACCGACGCCCTGCTCAATTCCGGGGTGGTGGGCCTTGCCTACGAAACCGTACAGCCCAAGGATCGCAGCCTGCCGCTGCTGGCCCCCATGTCTGAAGTAGCGGGCCGTATGGCCGTGCAGATGGGTTCCTACATCCTGACCAAACAGGCAGGCGGCGCGGGTATGCTGCTGGGCGGCGTGGCTGGTGTGCAGCGCGCCAGGGTCGCCATTGTGGGCGGCGGCACCGTGGGTACGGAAGCCGCCAAGATGGCCATGGGCCTTGGCGCGGAAGTTACCATTCTGGACAACAATCTGAACCGCCTGCGCTATCTGGGCGACATTTTCTCTTCCCGCGTCCAGACCCTTGCTTCCAATGAATACAATATCGCCGGGGCTGTTCAGGAGTCCGACCTTGTTATCGGCTCCGTGCTTATTCCCGGCGCCATGGCCCCGAAACTGGTGACAGAAGCCATGATCAAAACCATGCGCCCCGGCAGCGTGGTGGTGGACGTGGCCATTGACCAGGGCGGTTCGTTTGAAACCACGGCGGGCAGGCCCACAACCCACCACGAACCCACCTATGAAAAGCACGGCGTCATCCACTATGCCGTTGCCAACATTCCCGGCGCCGTGCCGGTCACTTCAACCTATGCCTTGACCAACGCGACCCTGCCCTTTGCCCTGGAACTGGCGGACAAAGGCTGGAAGAACGCCTGCCGCGAAAATATCGCCCTTGAGCGCGGCCTGAATACGGTTGATGGGCAGTGCACCTTTGCTGGCGTGGCCGAAGCCTTTGGCCTGCCCTGCGCCTCCACTGCCCAGATTCTGCGTTAA
- a CDS encoding BMP family lipoprotein, translated as MFSLRPVSLMLTLLLFLCLGFSQPAHCAGAEKPQGPLRVALLLETPTGDNDWNDSLVDGLRQAERELGIKAAVITAQPGHDEAALQEMFRTASGNNDLVLVASNGLHEVLRNNAANFRRTMFGCIDAGIRAPNIMSVTFADEQAAYLAGAAAAMLARQTGMPGISGRKIIGWITGEDCPSMRSLLGGFTEGARVIDPEVRVVNTVTGSFANAEAGRAAAKNLLDQGADILVLASGMGNGPALQEVKARNAYAVGLNTDKDNLLPGHVLTSILKHPNKATYDIIAATASGHFAGKEILVRDLQNGGVDITSMEPFKAAAGKNLPPDMDRRLRELRGEILNGGIRLKSLRERTLCDCL; from the coding sequence ATGTTCTCACTCCGCCCCGTGTCCCTTATGCTGACACTTCTGCTCTTCCTTTGCCTTGGCTTTTCCCAGCCCGCCCATTGCGCTGGCGCCGAAAAGCCGCAAGGCCCCTTGCGCGTGGCCCTGTTGCTTGAAACGCCTACGGGCGACAACGACTGGAACGACAGCCTTGTTGACGGCCTGAGGCAGGCCGAGCGCGAACTGGGCATCAAGGCCGCAGTGATTACAGCCCAGCCAGGGCATGACGAGGCGGCGCTTCAGGAAATGTTTCGTACGGCTTCGGGCAACAATGATCTGGTGCTGGTGGCCTCCAATGGCCTGCACGAAGTGCTGCGCAACAACGCCGCAAACTTTCGCCGCACCATGTTTGGCTGCATTGATGCCGGCATCCGCGCGCCCAATATAATGTCCGTAACCTTTGCCGACGAGCAGGCGGCCTATCTTGCCGGGGCGGCTGCGGCCATGCTTGCGCGCCAGACCGGCATGCCCGGCATAAGCGGACGCAAGATTATCGGCTGGATAACGGGCGAGGACTGCCCCTCCATGCGCTCCCTGCTGGGAGGATTCACAGAGGGCGCGCGCGTGATTGATCCTGAGGTGCGTGTCGTCAACACGGTTACAGGTTCTTTTGCCAATGCGGAGGCTGGCCGCGCCGCAGCGAAGAATCTGCTCGACCAGGGAGCGGACATCCTGGTGCTGGCCAGCGGCATGGGCAACGGCCCTGCCTTGCAGGAGGTTAAAGCGCGCAACGCCTACGCCGTGGGCCTGAACACCGACAAGGACAATCTGCTGCCCGGCCATGTGCTCACCTCCATCCTCAAGCACCCCAACAAGGCCACGTACGACATCATAGCCGCTACGGCATCCGGCCACTTTGCAGGCAAGGAAATCCTCGTGCGCGATCTGCAAAACGGCGGTGTGGACATTACGTCCATGGAGCCTTTCAAGGCTGCGGCTGGCAAGAATCTTCCCCCGGATATGGATCGCCGGCTGCGCGAACTGCGGGGCGAAATCCTCAACGGCGGCATCCGGCTCAAATCATTGCGGGAACGCACCTTGTGCGATTGCCTGTAA
- a CDS encoding radical SAM protein, with protein MSVDAQPRWFDAQAIGTALERETAPDAAELRDILNKSLELQPLTLAETVALMRVQDGVGVGRIMAAADEVKQKVYGDRIVLSAPLHISNHCGSECLYCANRKSNKAVERKYMTSPEMREAALKLIRQGHKRIFLVSGQLPNADIEYLAEAISILYTAFDGVGEVHSVNVNVGALESHEYAALLESYVGTVLIYQDTYHEASYRAAHISGPKSDYYARLNAADVAFQAGVPDVGGGLMLGLGPWQYDLLGIVQHQAHLLRAYDTGCRTLSLHRMRCAPGSNMQTPYPVSDADYLRCVAIARLAVPYAGIILTTKEPAGLWRDGCSAGASQLLTGSVANPYGNWIDNPEHKVPYPIGEDCHVDEVVRFLLEEARHLPSFCAACPRLGRTGEEFLSMVRECGMKNQCGPNSAASFLEFLLHYATPYTRMIGEQLLAEKMDRMTTGELGAAKRLLTKVRAGRIDEFI; from the coding sequence ATGTCTGTTGATGCACAGCCTCGCTGGTTTGATGCCCAGGCCATTGGTACAGCTCTGGAAAGGGAAACAGCACCTGACGCCGCAGAGCTTCGGGATATCCTCAACAAGTCACTTGAATTGCAGCCTTTAACCTTGGCGGAAACCGTTGCCCTCATGCGTGTGCAGGACGGGGTGGGCGTTGGCCGCATCATGGCTGCCGCCGATGAAGTTAAGCAAAAGGTTTACGGCGACCGCATTGTGCTTTCTGCACCCCTGCACATCTCCAACCACTGCGGCAGCGAATGCCTGTATTGCGCCAACCGCAAAAGCAACAAGGCCGTTGAGCGCAAGTACATGACCTCGCCTGAAATGCGCGAGGCAGCCCTCAAGCTTATCCGTCAGGGGCACAAACGTATTTTCCTTGTCAGCGGGCAGTTGCCCAATGCCGATATTGAATATCTGGCCGAGGCCATCAGCATCCTGTACACAGCCTTTGACGGCGTGGGCGAAGTGCACAGCGTCAACGTAAACGTGGGCGCTCTGGAATCGCACGAGTATGCCGCCCTGCTGGAATCGTATGTGGGAACCGTGCTGATCTATCAGGACACCTACCACGAGGCCAGTTATCGCGCGGCCCACATCTCTGGCCCCAAGAGTGATTACTACGCCCGGCTGAACGCCGCAGATGTTGCCTTTCAGGCGGGTGTGCCGGACGTGGGCGGCGGCCTGATGCTGGGTCTTGGCCCCTGGCAGTATGACCTGCTGGGTATTGTGCAGCATCAGGCGCACTTGTTGCGGGCCTATGACACCGGCTGCCGCACCCTGAGCCTGCACCGCATGCGTTGCGCCCCCGGCAGCAACATGCAAACGCCCTATCCCGTGAGCGATGCCGACTACCTGCGCTGCGTGGCCATTGCCCGGCTGGCGGTTCCTTACGCTGGCATCATCCTGACCACCAAGGAACCTGCGGGCCTGTGGCGCGATGGCTGTAGCGCGGGCGCTTCGCAACTGCTCACAGGCAGCGTTGCCAACCCCTACGGCAACTGGATTGACAATCCCGAGCACAAGGTTCCCTACCCCATTGGCGAAGACTGCCATGTGGATGAAGTGGTGCGTTTTCTGCTGGAAGAAGCTCGCCACCTGCCGTCATTTTGCGCGGCCTGCCCCCGGTTGGGGCGCACGGGCGAGGAGTTCCTTTCCATGGTGCGCGAGTGCGGCATGAAAAACCAGTGCGGCCCCAACTCTGCGGCGTCGTTCCTGGAATTTCTGCTGCACTACGCAACGCCTTATACGCGCATGATTGGCGAACAGCTGTTGGCCGAAAAAATGGACAGGATGACCACGGGTGAGCTTGGCGCGGCCAAGAGGCTGCTGACCAAGGTGCGCGCTGGCCGTATTGACGAATTCATTTAA
- a CDS encoding sodium:proton antiporter → MNLLRLSAYALSALLLTPYTALAAADHLTVPGTLSAWWIIPFAGMLLSIAILPLTAHVFWEHHRGKISIFWALTFLVPCLAAYGPGVTFYEFCHIILLDYVPFLVLLFSLYTVAGGVRLKGSLTGTPPVNLGILAIGTVLASWMGTTGAAMLLVRPLLRANAHRKYRVHSVVFFIFLVANIGGSLSPLGDPPLFLGFLKGVDFFWTTSHLFLKTLSLSTALLAIYFVLDMVLYNKEGRPVPPSSPADAAPERPGQVLPSQEKLGLDGKINLLFLLGVVLAVLLSGLFPLGTIATVGGVPLEAQNVLRDAALLFLAWLSMRHTSRRCRELNGFSWGPIEEVAQLFFGIFVSMIPAMAILKAGTSGALAPLVELVSRDGQPVNAMYFWLTGILSSFLDNAPTYMVFFNTAGGDAQTLMHHMPETLAAISAGAVFMGACSYIGNAPNFMVRAIAEDQGVRMPGFFGYILWSVCILVPLFALLTWFFFT, encoded by the coding sequence ATGAATCTACTCCGCCTCTCTGCATATGCTCTGAGCGCACTGCTGCTTACTCCCTACACGGCTCTTGCCGCCGCCGACCATCTTACAGTTCCCGGCACCCTCTCCGCATGGTGGATCATCCCTTTTGCGGGCATGCTGCTTTCCATAGCCATACTGCCGCTGACCGCCCATGTTTTCTGGGAACATCATCGAGGCAAGATTTCCATTTTCTGGGCGCTCACCTTTCTTGTCCCATGCCTTGCGGCCTATGGCCCCGGCGTGACCTTCTATGAATTCTGCCACATCATCCTGCTGGATTACGTGCCTTTCCTTGTACTCCTTTTTTCGCTGTACACGGTTGCGGGCGGGGTACGCCTTAAAGGCTCCCTCACAGGCACTCCGCCAGTGAATCTGGGCATTCTCGCCATAGGAACCGTGCTGGCAAGCTGGATGGGCACCACAGGAGCCGCCATGCTGCTTGTGCGCCCGTTGCTGCGGGCCAATGCGCACCGCAAGTACCGCGTGCATTCTGTGGTATTTTTCATTTTTCTGGTGGCAAACATCGGCGGTTCCCTCTCGCCCCTGGGCGATCCGCCGCTGTTTCTGGGTTTTTTGAAGGGCGTGGACTTTTTCTGGACTACCTCGCACCTGTTTTTGAAAACCCTGAGCCTGTCCACAGCCCTGCTGGCAATCTATTTTGTTCTGGACATGGTGCTCTATAACAAGGAAGGCCGCCCCGTACCGCCGAGCAGCCCTGCTGACGCCGCGCCAGAGAGGCCGGGGCAGGTACTGCCCAGCCAGGAAAAACTCGGACTTGACGGCAAGATCAACCTGCTGTTTCTGCTTGGCGTGGTGCTTGCCGTGCTGCTTTCCGGTCTGTTCCCGCTGGGAACCATCGCCACGGTGGGCGGTGTGCCGCTGGAAGCGCAAAACGTGCTGCGCGATGCCGCCCTGCTCTTCCTGGCGTGGCTTTCCATGCGCCATACCAGCCGCAGATGCCGCGAACTGAACGGTTTTTCGTGGGGGCCCATTGAAGAAGTGGCCCAACTGTTCTTTGGTATTTTTGTCAGCATGATTCCGGCCATGGCCATTCTCAAGGCAGGAACCTCCGGCGCGCTGGCCCCGCTGGTGGAACTGGTCTCGCGCGATGGGCAGCCGGTCAATGCCATGTACTTCTGGCTGACGGGCATTCTTTCCAGTTTTCTGGATAACGCCCCGACCTACATGGTCTTTTTCAACACGGCGGGGGGTGATGCGCAAACGCTCATGCACCATATGCCCGAAACTCTGGCGGCCATTTCGGCTGGCGCGGTCTTTATGGGCGCATGCAGCTACATAGGCAACGCGCCCAACTTTATGGTGCGAGCCATTGCGGAAGATCAGGGCGTGCGTATGCCCGGATTTTTCGGCTACATTCTGTGGTCGGTCTGCATTCTTGTGCCGCTGTTCGCTCTGCTGACCTGGTTTTTCTTTACTTAG
- a CDS encoding TrmH family RNA methyltransferase: protein MPKEPTARRKARFLEVLSHRQPDLTLVLANIHDPHNVSAIYRSCDAFGVSRVHLYYTNTAFPALGRKTSASARKWVESVRHKTSEDMLADLRGQGMQVLATSFTEKARPMREWDFTCPTAVIMGNEHSGVEPELLAAADGELYIPMYGMIQSFNVSVASAIILAEAARQREAAGMYATPRFDEATLATRLGEWLEK, encoded by the coding sequence ATGCCCAAAGAACCTACGGCACGGCGCAAGGCCCGCTTTCTGGAAGTGCTGAGTCACCGCCAGCCGGACCTAACGCTGGTGCTTGCCAATATTCACGACCCGCACAACGTTTCGGCCATTTACCGCTCGTGCGATGCCTTTGGCGTCAGCCGTGTGCACCTGTATTACACCAACACGGCTTTTCCCGCGCTGGGGCGCAAGACCTCTGCCTCTGCCCGCAAGTGGGTGGAAAGCGTGCGCCATAAAACCAGCGAAGACATGCTTGCCGACCTGCGCGGTCAGGGCATGCAGGTGCTTGCTACCTCGTTTACAGAAAAGGCCCGCCCCATGCGGGAATGGGATTTTACCTGCCCCACAGCAGTGATTATGGGCAACGAGCACAGCGGCGTTGAGCCGGAACTGCTGGCCGCCGCCGATGGCGAGCTGTACATCCCCATGTACGGCATGATCCAGAGCTTCAACGTGTCTGTGGCTTCGGCCATTATTCTTGCAGAAGCAGCCCGCCAGCGCGAGGCCGCAGGCATGTACGCCACCCCGCGCTTTGATGAGGCAACTCTCGCAACCCGTCTTGGGGAGTGGCTGGAAAAATAG
- a CDS encoding DMT family transporter translates to MNNPALICQAYAFATVVLWSTAYVYTKVALAFFTPGPLGLVRCAVASLAFVGILLARGRASGGFFVPSVRHLPLFAASGLSGFTLYLLAFNEGSISLNPTTNCIVISTAPILTAALARLFFSERLPVLRWLALALAFGGVVVMNGGGRGFMLAPGMGWVLVAAVLISLYNITQRTLSRHYGSMEIAAWSFFAGTLFLLYCLPQTVPQVQAAPARALWLALFLGIFPSAAAYLLWTKALALAPRTSLVTNYMFLTPFLSMLLDFVVTGGLPEASTFAGGAIIMGALVLFSLAGKRG, encoded by the coding sequence ATGAACAATCCCGCGTTGATCTGTCAGGCCTATGCTTTTGCCACTGTTGTACTGTGGTCAACCGCCTATGTGTACACCAAGGTTGCGCTGGCGTTTTTTACGCCGGGGCCGCTGGGCCTTGTGCGGTGCGCGGTGGCATCGCTGGCATTTGTTGGGATTCTGCTGGCAAGGGGCAGGGCGAGCGGGGGATTTTTTGTTCCTTCTGTCCGGCATCTGCCCCTGTTTGCGGCGTCAGGGCTGAGCGGTTTCACGCTGTATCTGCTGGCCTTCAATGAGGGTTCCATCTCCCTCAATCCCACCACCAACTGCATTGTCATTTCCACAGCACCCATTCTGACGGCGGCGCTGGCACGCCTGTTCTTCAGCGAGCGTTTGCCCGTGCTGCGCTGGCTTGCGCTTGCCCTGGCATTTGGCGGCGTAGTGGTGATGAACGGCGGCGGGCGCGGATTTATGCTGGCTCCCGGCATGGGCTGGGTGCTGGTGGCCGCAGTGCTCATAAGCCTGTATAATATTACGCAGCGCACATTGTCGCGGCACTACGGATCCATGGAAATCGCGGCCTGGAGTTTCTTTGCGGGTACGCTCTTTTTGCTGTACTGCCTGCCGCAAACCGTGCCCCAGGTCCAGGCTGCGCCCGCCAGGGCGCTCTGGCTTGCGCTTTTTCTGGGGATTTTCCCCAGCGCGGCTGCCTATCTGCTCTGGACAAAAGCCCTTGCCCTTGCCCCGCGCACAAGCCTTGTGACCAACTACATGTTCCTGACGCCCTTTTTGTCCATGCTGCTTGATTTCGTGGTGACGGGCGGCCTGCCTGAGGCCTCCACCTTTGCGGGCGGGGCGATCATCATGGGGGCTTTGGTACTGTTCAGCCTTGCGGGCAAGCGGGGCTAA